One segment of Leptodactylus fuscus isolate aLepFus1 chromosome 7, aLepFus1.hap2, whole genome shotgun sequence DNA contains the following:
- the RPLP2 gene encoding large ribosomal subunit protein P2 translates to MRYVASYLLAVLGGNDNPSVGDIKKILDSVGIETDKSLAEKVISELKGKKIDDVIAQGNTKLASMPAGGAVAASSAGSAAPAGGSAAAPVEEKKEEKKEESEESDEDLGFGLFD, encoded by the exons ATGCGTTACGTAGCCTCATATCTTTTGGCCGTGCTCGGCGGCAATGACAACCCCAGCGTTGGTGACATCAAGAAGATCCTGGACAGCGTGGGCATTGAAACTGACAAGTCACTAGCAGAGAAG GTCATCAGTGAACTCAAGGGCAAGAAGATCGATGATGTGATCGCTCAGG GTAACACAAAGTTGGCAAGCATGCCCGCTGGCGGCGCTGTCGCTGCGTCCTCTGCCGGATCAGCTGCCCCTGCTGGAGGATCTGCTGCTGCACCAG TTgaagagaagaaggaagaaaagaaggaagaGTCTGAGGAATCCGATGAAGACTTGGGATTCGGGCTCTTTGATTAG